A single Brachionichthys hirsutus isolate HB-005 chromosome 17, CSIRO-AGI_Bhir_v1, whole genome shotgun sequence DNA region contains:
- the cyp4v2a gene encoding cytochrome P450 4V8: TTALLGASILVAVLAYVTYTLLGSYLHRWFEMKPIPQLEGTHIFVGNSFQFRASAGDFFGQMVEYTQQFYDEPLLKIWLGPVPFVVLFHAETVETVLNNPIHMEKSYSYTFLHPWLGTGLLTRSVHSGSPLPPGPKWRQRRKMLTPTFHFSILADFLEVMNEQADILVQKLQKQEGKGPFNCFSHVTLCALDIICETAMGKRIYAQSNSDSEYVQSVYKMSDIISSRQRKPWLWPDFIYQLFGEGREHDRTLKILHAFTYKVIHERAEHMPDKESDSDSDQAPRRRRAFLDMLLKTADDDGNRMSYQAIQEEVDTFMFRGHDTTAASMNWALHLLGSNPEAHNKVQRELQEVFGASDRHATTDDLRKLKYLECVIKEALRLFPSVPFFARSLGEDCRINGFKVPKGANAVVITYALHRDPRYFPEPEEFRPERFLPENSVGRPPYAYIPFSAGLRNCIGQRFALMEEKVVLSSILRNFNIEACQRYEELRPMGELILRPEKGIWIKLEQRNSPTSSK, encoded by the exons ACAACGGCGTTGCTCGGAGCGAGCATCCTCGTGGCCGTCCTCGCCTACGTCACCTACACGCTGCTCGGCAGCTACCTCCACCGCTGGTTTGAGATGAAGCCCATCCCACAGCTGGAAGGAACGCACATCTTTGTCGGCAACTCATTCCAGTTCCGAGCCAGCgcaggag ATTTCTTTGGTCAAATGGTGGAATACACGCAGCAGTTCTACGACGAGCCGCTGCTTAAGATCTGGCTCGGGCCCGTCCCGTTCGTGGTTCTGTTTCACGCCGAGACTGTTGAG ACAGTTCTGAATAATCCCATTCATATGGAAAAGTCCTATTCATACACCTTCCTCCACCCGTGGCTTGGAACGGGTCTTCTCACCAGGTCCGTGCATTCCGGCTCTCCTCTGC CACCGGGCCCGAAGTGGCGCCAGCGGAGGAAGATGCTGACCCCAACCTTCCACTTCTCCATCCTGGCGGACTTCCTGGAAGTGATGAACGAACAGGCGGACATCctggtgcagaagctgcagaagcAGGAGGGGAAGGGGCCGTTCAACTGCTTCAGCCACGTCACCCTTTGTGCTCTGGATATCATATGCG AAACGGCAATGGGGAAGAGAATTTACGCGCAGAGTAATTCTGATTCGGAGTACGTCCAGAGTGTGTACAA AatgagtgacatcatcagcagcagacagagAAAGCCTTGGTTGTGGCCGGACTTTATCTACCAGCTGTTCGGCGAGGGCCGGGAACACGACAGGACACTGAAGATCCTGCACGCCTTTACGTACAAG GTGATCCACGAAAGAGCGGAGCACATGCCCGACAAGGAATCCGACAGCGACTCCGACCAGGCCCCGAGGAGAAGACGAGCCTTCCTGGACATGCTCTTGAAGACGGCGGATGACGATGGCAACAGGATGAGCTATCAGGCCATCCAGGAGGAAGTGGACACCTTTATGTTTCGG GGACACGACACCACAGCCGCCTCCATGAACTGGGCTCTGCATCTGCTGGGTTCTAACCCCGAGGCGCACAACAAAGTTCAGCGAGAGCTCCAGGAAGTGTTCG GTGCATCTGATCGGCACGCGACCACGGATGACCTGAGGAAGCTCAAATACCTGGAGTGCGTGATCAAAGAAGCCTTGCGACTGTTCCCGTCCGTGCCGTTCTTCGCCCGCAGCCTCGGGGAAGACTGCCGTATCA ATGGCTTTAAGGTGCCCAAAGGTGCTAACGCCGTTGTCATTACCTACGCACTCCACCGTGACCCGCGGTACTTCCCCGAGCCCGAGGAATTCAGGCCGGAGCGTTTCCTGCCTGAGAACTCGGTGGGAAGGCCTCCGTACGCATACATCCCTTTCTCCGCCGGACTCCGCAACTGCATCG gccAGCGTTTCGCTCTGATGGAGGAGAAGGTCGTCCTGTCATCCATTCTGCGCAACTTCAACATCGAAGCCTGCCAGAGATACGAAGAGCTGCGTCCGATGGGAGAGCTCATCCTGCGCCCGGAGAAGGGCATCTGGATCAAATTAGAACAAAGGAATTCCCCTACGTCATCAAAGTAA
- the tlr3 gene encoding toll-like receptor 3 translates to MGGPRSFLVPIVVCYLMTGPNHHVTCQKKTSCHVQDGSADCSHLSLRAVPPDLPRNLTSLDASHNRLNGIPPESLASYPGLRHLNVGYNTIAKLEAGLCQTLPLLQTLNVEHNEVLLVKATDLSRCTKLTALILASNRLRLQKDPFAALQSLKLLDVSMNSLQSARLGSRPQLPSLVELNLAFNTFAALRRDDFAFLNRSSSLRVLNLSSVSLKTLEPACFAPIAGLHTLIMDGSNMGSLGTAKLCSELSGTGIGALSLRNVKLVTLTNTTFAGLQQTALATLDLSHNGMGKIEKGSFQWMSKLETLVLADNNIKHLTKDTFQGLNGLKQLQLTRALVKSHTSSTPIIDDFSFQSLSNLEYLTLQRTAVREITGDTFTGLTSLKELDMSWSSYASLRNITNKTFVSLAGSPLRKLDLTGTAVKRINPGCFSIFRNLTTLILNSNFIAQTLTGREFEGLSRVQEIRLSFNSQKINLSSAAFRNVPNLSILTLGKSLTPMALNLDPSPFRPLSNLSILDLSNNNIANIRQNMLEGLGNLKVLNLQHNNLARLWKSASQGGPVLFLKGAPNLTTLLLDYNGLDEIPAKALSGLGKLRELWLSNNLLNSLKDSVFEDLNSLQSFYLQKNLITTVRPGVFKTPMANLSLLVMGKNPFDCTCESILWFLTWLNDTSVTTVPGLSEQYVCNTPLAYFNHSITRFDPLSCKDMTPFQALYITSSTAVIMLSVVALLLRFHGWRIQFYWNVLINRTLGFSDANCEEGRAFEYDAYVIHAEEDGGWVERRLTPLENNNCRFCLEDRDAIPGMSQLQSIVENIRNSRKILFVVTEVLLRDPWCRRFTAHQALHQVIEASRDSVVLVFLQDVHDYRLSRSLFLRRGMLRPCCVLDWPVHKERVPAFHQKLLIALGMTNRLQE, encoded by the exons ATGGGCGGCCCCCGGTCCTTCCTTGTCCCGATCGTCGTGTGTTACCTCATGACGGGACCAAACCATCATGTGACCTGCCAGAAGAAGACTTCCTGCCATGTGCAAGATGGCAGCGCCGACTGCAGCCACCTCAGCCTCAGAGCGGTGCCCCCCGACCTTCCTCGCAACCTCACCAGCCTGGACGCGTCTCACAACAGACTCAACGGGATCCCCCCCGAGTCGCTCGCCTCCTACCCGGGCCTCCGCCACCTTAACGTCGGTTACAACACCATCGCCaagctggaggcggggctgtgCCAAACGCTGCCTCTGTTGCAGACGCTCAACGTGGAACACAATGAGGTGCTTCTCGTGAAGGCGACGGATCTGAGCCGCTGCACCAAGCTCACCGCGCTGATCTTAGCTAGTAACAGGTTGAGGCTGCAAAAGGATCCCTTCGCTGCGCTACAG AGCCTGAAGCTGCTGGACGTTTCCATGAACAGCCTGCAGTCGGCCAGGCTCGGCTCTCGGCCACAGCTGCCCAGCCTGGTGGAACTCAACCTGGCGTTCAACACCTTCGCCGCTTTGAGGAGAGACGACTTCGCGTTCCTTAATCGATCGTCTTCCCTGCGAGTCCTGAACCTGTCATCCGTGTCTCTAAAAACA CTGGAGCCGGCCTGCTTTGCGCCGATTGCAGGCCTTCACACGTTGATCATGGATGGGAGCAATATGGGCAGTCTGGGTACTGCTAAACTCTGCTCCGAGCTGTCGGGGACCGGGATCGGCGCCCTGTCTCTTCGGAACGTGAAGCTGGTGACACTCACCAACACGACATTTGCGGGGCTGCAGCAAACGGCGCTCGCCACGCTGGACCTTTCGCACAACGGCATGGGCAAGATTGAGAAAGGCTCGTTCCAGTGGATGTCCAAACTGGAGACATTGGTCTTAGCTGACAACAACATCAAGCATCTCACAAAGGACACATTTCAGGGGTTGAATGGTTTGAAGCAACTCCAGCTGACGAGGGCTCTGGTGAAAAGTCACACGTCCTCCACCCCCATTATTGACGATTTCTCCTTCCAGTCGTTGAGCAACTTGGAATATTTGACATTACAGAGGACTGCAGTGCGGGAAATCACAGGGGACACATTCACAGGCTTGACGAGCCTGAAGGAACTGGACATGAGCTGGAGTAGCTACGCTTCGCTGCGAAACATCACCAACAAGACCTTCGTCTCGCTCGCCGGCTCGCCGCTCCGCAAGCTGGACCTGACGGGAACAGCTGTAAAGCGGATTAACCCGGGATGCTTTTCGATTTTCAGAAACCTCACCACGCTCATTCTAAATTCCAACTTCATCGCCCAAACTCTGACCGGGAGAGAGTTTGAGGGTTTGAGCCGAGTCCAAGAGATCCGCTTGTCTTTTAACTCGCAGAAAATCAATCTCAGCTCCGCCGCATTCCGCAACGTCCCCAATCTGAGCATCCTAACTTTGGGGAAAAGTCTCACGCCCATGGCTTTGAACTTGGACCCCTCCCCGTTCAGGCCTTTGTCCAACCTCTCCATCCTGGAtctcagcaacaacaacatcgCCAACATTCGACAGAATATGTTGGAGGGGCTCGGGAACCTGAAGGTGCTGAATCTCCAGCACAACAACTTAGCCCGTTTGTGGAAGAGCGCCTCCCAAGGGGGGCCGGTGTTGTTTCTCAAAGGGGCCCCCAACCTGACGACCTTACTGCTGGATTACAACGGACTGGATGAGATCCCTGCCAAGGCTCTGAGCGGCCTGGGGAAGCTCCGCGAGCTGTGGCTGTCCAACAACCTCCTCAATAGTCTGAAGGACTCCGTTTTTGAAGATCTCAACTCGCTGCAAAGTTTTTATTTGCAGAAGAATCTGATCACAACGGTGCGCCCCGGCGTGTTCAAGACCCCCATGGCCAACCTCAGCCTGCTCGTCATGGGCAAAAACCCATTTGACTGCACGTGCGAGAGCATCCTGTGGTTTTTAACTTGGTTGAATGACACAAGTGTGACCACCGTGCCAGGTCTCAGTGAGCAATACGTGTGCAACACCCCGCTGGCGTATTTTAACCACTCCATCACGCGGTTCGACCCCCTCTCATGCAAAGACATGACCCCGTTCCAGGCTCTTTATATCACCAGCAGCACAGCCGTCATCATGTTGAGCGTAGTTGCACTCCTGCTCCGGTTCCACGGGTGGAGGATCCAGTTTTATTGGAACGTACTGATCAATCGAACGTTGGGATTCAGCGACGCCAACTGCGAAGAGGGCAGGGCGTTTGAGTACGATGCGTACGTCATACATGCCGAGGAGGACGGGGGCTGGGTCGAGAGACGGCTGACCCCCCTGGAGAACAACAATTGCCGCTTTTGTTTGGAGGATCGAGACGCGATCCCCGGCATGTCGCAGCTTCAATCCATCGTGGAGAATATTCGGAATTCTCGAAAGATCTTGTTCGTGGTCACCGAGGTGCTGCTCAGGGATCCCTGGTGCCGACG GTTCACGGCCCATCAGGCACTTCACCAGGTCATCGAGGCCAGCAGGGACTCCGTGGTGCTGGTCTTCCTGCAGGATGTCCACGACTACAGGCTGTCCCGCTCGCTCTTCCTTCGGAGGGGCATGCTGCGTCCATGCTGCGTCCTGGACTGGCCCGTCCACAAGGAGAGGGTGCCGGCCTTTCACCAGAAGCTCCTTATAGCACTTGGCATGACGAATCGTTTGCAGGAATGA